A stretch of DNA from Candidatus Pseudomonas phytovorans:
ACTCCTGGCAATATTCAGTCGGAAAAAGGTCGGGGTCAGATGCCCCAGGCGAACGGGTCCTGTTCGTCGATCAGCAGGGTGCTGTCGGCGGTCATGTAGGCGCGGCCGGTGATGAACGGGCGAATGTGCTCGCCGTCGCGCTCGTAGCGGCCATGGAACTGGCTGCCGGTGATGCTGGCCTGTACCCAGGTCTGGCCTTCGGCAAGCTTGCCGTCGGCGGCCAGGCAAGCGAGTTTGGCGCTGGTGCCGGTGCCGCACGGTGAGCGGTCGTAGGCTTTACCGGGGCACATCACAAAGTTGCGGCTGTCGGCGTTGGCGTCGTCGGCAAACAGCTCGACGTGGTCGATAGGTGCGCCGTTTTCACCGGTGATGCCCTGGGCTTCGAGGGCCTTGAGCATGGCCCAGGTGTACTCGGTCAGCGCCTCGCGGTTGTCCAGCTCGATACGCTGGCCGTGTTCGGAAACCAGGAAGAACCAGTTGCCGCCCCAGGCAATGTCGCCACGCACCACGCCATGGCCGGGCACGTCCACCGCTACTTGCTGGCGGTAGCGGTAGGAGGGCACATTACCGACGGTGATGGCACCGTCTTCATGCAAGGTGGCGCTGACCTGGCCGACCGGGGTGTCGATTTTGTGCACCCCCGGTGCGATCAGGCCCAGGTGCTGCAATGAGGCGACCAGGCCGATGGTGCCGTGGCCGCACATGTTCAGGTAGCCGGCGTTGTTGAAGAAGATCACCCCGCAGGTGGCGTCGGCCGACACCGGTGGGCAGTACAGCGCGCCCACCAGCACATCGTTGCCGCGTGGCTCCAGCAGGCAGGCGCGGCGCCAAGGGTCGTGCAGTTCGCGCACTTCGTCGCGCTGCTCCGCCATGCTGCGGCCGTGCAGTTGCGGGAAGCCCTTCATCACCAGGCGGGTCGGTTCGCCGCCAGTGTGGGAGTCGATGACGTGAATCTGTTTCATGGGCTTGTCCCTTGCGTAAAAAATCAGGAAGCGACGGCGGCAGGGCGGCCGGTATAGGTTTCAGCGGCGGCCTCGCTTTCGTCTTCACCTTCCAGGCGCACCAGGTGGGCAGGCACACCCGTTGCGGCGCCCCAGTAGTAGATGCCCAGCGCACAGGCGGCCACGACCACGGTGTCGAACGGGTGGCCTAGCACTCCCAGGCCGCCGAAGCTGCCCAGCCACGACAACAGGATGGTTACCGCGTAGAAGCCGATCAGCCATGCCGACGAGCGCACTTGCTGGGCCAGTGAAAGGTGCTGAGTGGGGACGAAACAACCGCACAGCAGGTACAGCACGAACATCACGATCTGCAGGGCCAGCAGCCACGACACGGTGTTCCAGCCGGACCAGTACACGATCAGCGCGGCGATGATGAACGACAGTGGGCCGAGCACGCCCATGCCCTTGACCCGGAACGGGCGCGGCATGTCTGGCGCATTGCGGCGCAGGGCGGCGACGCTGACCGGGGCCACGGCGTAGCTCAGTACCAGGGCGGCGGATACCACATTGATCAGCGCTTCCCACGAGGGGAACGGCAGGGTCCAGAACACCGACAGGCCGAACGTCAGCCACAGCGCCGGGCGCGGGATACCGGATTCGGCGTCGATGCGGGTGAAGTACTTGAAGAAGGTGCCGGTCTGCGCCCAGCCATAGATCACGCGCGGGGTGGCGTTCATGTAGATGTTGCCGCAGCCGCTGGGCGAGATCACCGCGTCGGCCACCACCAGGTAGGCCAGCCAGCCCACACCCAGGGCCAGGGCGATGTCACGGTAGGGCAGGGCCAGCTCCTTGGTCACGTTGGCCCAGCCGTTGGCCAGCATTTCGGTCGGCACGCTGCCGAGGAAGGCCAGTTGCAACAGGGCGTAGATCGCGGTGGACAGCAACACCGAAAGAATCAGCGCAATCGGGATGGTGCGCTGCGGGTTCTTCACCTCGCTGGCCACCGAAATGATCGGCGTCAGGCCCAGGTAGGCGAAGATGATGCCACCGGCCGACACGGCCATTTCCACCCCGGACAGGCCGAAGGGGGCAAAGCCCTGGACGGTGAAGTTTTCCGGTTTGAAGAAGGTGAACAGCACGCCGATCACCAGCAGCGGCACGATGAACTTGAACACGCTGACCAGGTTGTTGGCCTTGGCGAAGGTTTTCACGCTGCGGTAGTTGAGGAAGAAGAACAGCCCCAGCAGGGCGAACTGCACCAGCCAGCCGAGCACGGTCGGGTCGCTGGAGCCGGCCTTGGTCAGTTCGGGGAACCAGGCGGCGGCGTATTGGCGCGAGGCGACCACTTCGATGGCAATCAGGCTGGAAAAGGCGATCAGGGTGATGAAGCCCATCAGGTAACCCAGCAGCGGGCCGTGCGAGTACACCGGGTAGCGCACCACGCCACCGGCACGGGGCAGGGCGGCGCCCAGCTCGCAGTAGACGATGCCCAGCAGCAGTACGGCGAAGCCGCCGAGAAACCAGGAAAGGATGCCGGCCGGGCCGGCGATGGCCGAGACGTGGCTGGCGGCGAACAGCCAGCCCGAGCCGAAGATGGCCCCTAGGCCGATGAAGGTGAGGTCCAGCAGTGATAGCTGTTTCTTGAACTTGCCTGACATGGGTTCGCCTTTTTGTTGGTTATTGGATAGGCAGGTCTGATGTCACGAGATGCGGCTTTTTGGGCCGCGCTCTTGTTGAACTTGGGCGGCTTGCGTGGGGCATAGAGTGAACCGGCCAGGGCGGCGGTTCTTGATTGTTTTCTGCAAGGGGGATGACGAAATCGGCACAGTTGCAGAAAAAACTGGCGGCGATGGTGGGCTGATGGATAGGCTGTAGGCCATACCGCACAGGGCCTGTAGGGGTATGTTGATAGTCCCGGCCTCTTCGCGGGCATGCCCGCTCCCACAGGTACGGCGCAAAATTCGAAATGTGTGGAGGACCTGTGGGAGCGGGCGCGCCCGCGAAAGGGCCGGCACAGCCAGCAGAGAACTGACAGATGACCGACGTACCCCTGGCAACCCTCTACCAGTCCCTCGACCAGCACCGCCCCGCCAGCCTGGAGGCCCTGCTCGCCGGCGTATCGCTGTTGCTGCCGATCCTCGACGCCATCCCCAACGCGGCGATCTTCATCAAGGACCCGGCCGCCCGCTATGTGCTGGCCAACAACACCCTGGTCCAGCGTTGCGGCCTCAAACGCCTGCAGCCGCTGCTGGGCAAGACCAGCGCCGAAGTGTTTCCGGCCCAGTTGGGCCCCGGCTACACCGAGCAGGACCGCCGTGTGCTCAAGGAGGGCCTGGTGCTGGCAGACCAGCTGGAGCTGCACCTGTACGGCAGCCGAGAGCCCGGCTGGTGCCTGACCCACAAGCGCCCGCTGCACAACCAGGCGGGCGAGATCATCGGGTTGGTCGGCATTTCGGTCGACCTGCAATCAGCCGCCGACAGCCACCCCGCGTACCAACGCCTGGCCGCAGTGGACGAGCACATTCGCCAGCACTTTCACCAGCCGATCAGCATGCGCGAGCTGACCCGCATTGCCGGTATTTCCGTGGCCCAGCTGGAGCGCTACTGCAAGCGGGTGTTCCACCTCACGCCACGGCAGATGATCCACAAGGCGCGCCTGGAGCACGCCCATCGCCTGCTGCATTCGGCGCTGCCGATCACTGAAGTGGCGATGTGCTGCGGCTACACCGACCACAGTGCCTTCAGCCGTCAGTTCAAGCAGCTGACCGGCTTTACCCCGCGCCAGTACCGCCAGGCAACCAGCGATCAGGTGGCCTGAAACAGCACCCGCGCCTCGGCAAAACACTGTTCGGCAATTGCCGAGCGCGGCTCGCTGCGGCGTAGCAGCAGGCCGACCTGGCTGTGGATGGCGGCGTCAACCACCGGCACGATGCGCAGGTGCTCGCTGAGGTCTCCCAGGCCGCAATCCAGCGGCATGATCGCGCAGCACATGCCGGTGTTGATGGCCTGGATCAGCTGGAAGGTCGAGTCGCTTTCCAGCACTGCATTCGGCTCCAGGCCGCGGCTGCGGAAGCTCAGGTCCAGCGATTGGCGGTAGTGCATGCCTTTGCTCAGCAGGCCCAGAGGTATGTCGCTAAGTGCATCCCAGCGCAGCGGGTCGCTGGCGAACTGGAAGTGCCGGGTGTCGTGCAGCAGGCCCATGGTGGTGGTACCCAGTTCGATCACTTCGAAGAAGCTGGTGTTGACCTGGTCCAGGTAGCAGATGCCCAGGTCGAGCTGGTTGCGGCTGAGCCCGTCGATGACCTGTTCCGAGCTTAGCGAGCTGAGCTGAAAGTGCAGTTCGGGGTACTTTTCGCGCAGTGGCAGCAGCAGGTGCATGGGGTTGAAGCTGGCCAGCGGCACAGTGCCCAGGCGCAGGCTGCCGACCACCTGGCCGCGGCAGCTGGCGGCCTCGGCCTGCAGGCCGTCGTGGGCGGCGAGCAGGGTGCGGGCCCAGGCCAGGATGCGCTCGCCGGCCTCGGTAAAACCTTCGAAGCGCTGGCCGCGCTTGACCAGCACCAGCTCCAGTTCGTCCTCCAGATTGCGCAGGCGCATGGACAGCGTCGGCTGGGTGATATGGCACAGCGCCGCCGCCTGGCCAAAGTGGCGGGTCTGGTCGAGGGCGATGAGGAACTTGAGCTGCTTGATGTCCATGGAAATGCCTGGCGTCTGGATGTGCAGACCTTAACCTACGTCTGCGATAGATGTCATTGATCGCCCGGTACGCCTTATTGATTGGACGCCCTCGGGCCATGGCTCTAGCGTGGCGACAATGCCATTCAAGGAGCTTCACCGTGCGCGTCCAACCCGATGCGGTCTTCGTACCGCTGAACATCGCCGTGCTGACCGTCAGCGACACCCGTACCTACGACAACGACACCTCCGGCGAGCTGCTGGCCAGCCGGTCGGTAGAGATCGGCCACCGCCTGGTGGCGCGGGCGTTGCTCAAAGACGACCTGTACAAGATCCGCGCCCAGGTCGCCACCTGGATTGCCGACGAGCAGGTGCAGGTGGTGCTGATCACCGGGGGTACCGGCTTTACCGAGCGTGACAGCACACCGGAGGCGGTCGAGTGCCTGCTGGACAAGCGCATCGATGGTTTTGGCGAGCTGTTCCGAGCGTTGTCGATTCTGGATATCGGCACCTCGACCGTGCAGAGTCGGGCGTTGGCCGGGTTGTCCAATAGAACGCTGGTGTGCTGCCTGCCGGGGTCGACTGGCGCCTGCCGCACGGCTTGGGAAGGGATTCTGGCCGAGCAGTTGGATGCCCGGCACCGGCCTTGTAACTTCGTCAAACACCTGCTGCCGATCGAGGCCTGTGCGAGCCGGGGTTGAGGGTTCTCCTGTGCTGGCCCTTTCGCGGGTGAACCCGCTCCCACAGGGACCGCGCAAATCTTGAGGCTTGCGCTGTACCTGTGGGAGCGGGTTTACCCGCGAAGAGGCCAGCACAGGCACCCACAAAAAATCAGCTCAATACATACCCCACCGGCAACAACGCCGGCGGCAGCTGCTGTTCACCCAACCCCGCCAGCACATCACGCTCCACGGTCCGCACCATGGCGTCGGTCGGCAGGTCGTTCTCATCCCGCCCGAACGGGTCCTCCAGCTCGTTGCCAATCGCATCCAGCCCGAAGAACGTGTACCCCACGATGGTGGTGAACAGCGGCGCCAGCCAGCCCAGCGGCTCGGCCAGGGCAAACGGCAGCAGCAGGCAGAAAATGTAGATGGTGCGGTGCAGCAGCAGCGTGTAGGGGAACGGCAAGGGTGTGAACTTGATCCGCTCGCAGGTGGCCTGTACCTCGGTCAGGCCTACCAGTCGCTGCTCCAGCAGGCTGTAGCGCCAATCGCTGATCTGCTGCTGGGCGGCCAACCGTGAACAGTGCTCGCCAATCTCGCGCAGGATGCCATCGCACACATTGTGCGGGCTGATGCCTTCAGGGCGGGCCAGCCAAGGCCGGGCAGCAGCAAGATCATCCTCGCTACGCAGCCGTGCATTCAGTGCATGGGCAAAGCCGCACAGGCTGCGCAGCAGTTCGTTACGCAGTTTGTCATCGGTAATCACCACGCTTTCACGCACGAACGAGCGGGTTTCGATGATCAGCTTGCCCCAGGCCTTGCGCCCCTCCCACCAACGGTCGTAGCAGGCGTTGTTGCGAAAGCTCATGAAAATCGACAGCGACAGGCCCAGCAATGTGAACGGTGTGGCGCTGACCGGGTAGAAAAATGAGGGAAAGTGGCGCTCGACCAACACGATCAACGCGGCCAGCAGGGTCACCATCAGGCAGCGTAAAGCGATGCGCTTGACGATCGATCCCTTGAGGGTGAACAGCACACGGAAAACATCGGGGTTTGGGTGGACAATCATGGAAATCCAGAGACGGCCGCTTAGCCGCCGGTCATGTTCATGAAGCGCAGGATCTGCACGTGGCCACCGACTTCGAAGTGATGGCGGTAGGGCTTGAGGTGCAGCGAGTCGCGGATGGCCTTTTCAAGGCGTTCGGCGTTACCGGGGTGAGCGCGCAGCACCTGCTTCAGGTCCACCGAGTGTTCGTTGCCCAGGCACAGTAACAGGCGGCCTTCGACCGTCAGGCGCACGCGGTTGCAGGTGGCGCAGAAGTTGTGGCTGTGTGGCGAGATGAAGCCGACCCGGGTGTTTGCGGCTTCGGCCAGGCGCCAGTATCGGGCGGGGCCCTGTGACGACTCGGTCGACTCGACCAAGGTGAATTGTTCGGCCAGCAAGTCGCGGACTTCATCGCTGGAGCAGAACGACTCGCCACGCTCATGCTCGCTGATCACCCCCAGCGGCATTTCTTCGATGAACGTGATGTCGAGTTCGCGATCGATGGCAAAGCGCACCAGGTCGACCAGCTCATGGTCGTTGCGGCCCTTGAGCACCACGCAGTTGAGCTTGGTGCGCGTGAAGCCCGCCTGGCGGGCGGCATCGATACCGGCGATGACCTGGTGCAGGTCGCCTGTGCGGGTCAGTTGCTTGAAACGCTCGGCATCCAGGCTGTCGAGGCTGATATTCAGGCGTGTTACGCCAGCGTCGAACAATGGCTGGGCCAGGCGCCCCAATTGCGAGCCGTTGCTGGTCAGGCACAGTTCGCGCAGGCCGGGCAGGGCGGCGATGCGCCCGCACAGGTCAACGATGCCATGGCGTACCAGCGGCTCGCCGCCGGTCAGGCGGATCTTGCGGGTGCCGAGGGCGACGAAGCGCTCGGCCACCTGGAACAGTTCTTCGAGGCTGAGAATTTGCTGGCGCGGCAGGAACTGCATGTCTTCGGCCATGCAGTACACGCAGCGAAAGTCACAGCGATCCGTGACCGACATCCTGAGGTAGTCGATTTTCCGGTTGAAGCCGTCGATCAGGGCCCGGCTGTTCTGTTCCACGTTCGCGCTCGAATCTGGATGGGGTTGGGACACAACTCCAAGCTATAACCTGGGCGCAGGGCCGTCAAATTGCTTTGTCCGACTGCTTGATCGACGGCCTCTATCACCGCTGCAGGCCCGATGATTCAAAGCTTCCAGCCCATGATCGAAACCGCTTATCACACCGTAAGATCTTTCGATTGGACGCTCAACCCCGCGCTCCATAGGCTGCACAAAAGCATCGCAGCGTGAGGATTCATTGCATGAGCCAGGACGAACACATCAGGGACTACAAAGGCGCCGCCGCCGGCTGGGGTGCGCTGAAAAGCGTGACCAAGAGCTGGCTAGGCAGCGAAAACGCCTTCAAGAACCTGCGGGCCATGCTCAAGACCAACCAGAACGGCGGCTTCGACTGCCCCGGCTGTGCCTGGGGCGAGTCGCCGGAAAGCGACATGGTCAAGTTCTGCGAAAACGGCGCCAAGGCGGTCAACTGGGAAGCGACCGGCCGCTCGGTCGACCCGGCTTTCTTCGCCCGTTACAGCGTCAGTGCGCTGAAGGACCAGACCGACTATTGGCTCGAATACCAAGGCCGCCTCACGCACCCGATGCGCTATGACGCCGCCACCGATCACTATGTCGAAACCACCTGGCAGGAGGCTTTCGAGCTGGTCGCCACGCACCTGCGTGCGCTGCAATCGCCGGATGAAGCCGAGTTCTACACCTCGGGCCGGGCCAGCAACGAGGCGGCGTTCCTCTATCAGCTGTTCGTGCGCGCTTATGGCACCAATAATTTCCCCGATTGCTCGAACATGTGCCACGAAGCCAGCGGCGCGGGCATGTCGGAAACCCTCGGGGTGGGCAAAGGCACTGTCGTTTTCCACGACCTGGAGCTGGCCGACGCGATCTTCGTCATCGGCCAGAACCCTGGCACCAACCACCCGCGCATGCTCGAACCGCTGCGTGAGGCCGTCAAACGTGGTGCCCAGGTGGTCTGCTTCAACCCGCTGAAAGAGCGTGGCCTGGAGCGCTTCCAGCACCCGCAGCACCCGTTCGAAATGCTCAGCAACGGCTCCGAGCCGACTTCCAGCGCCTACTTCCGCCCGGCCCTGGGCGGTGACATGGCAGCCATGCGTGGCATTGCCAAATTCCTGTTGCAGTGGGAGCGCGAAGCCCAGGCCAAAGGCGAGCCGGCGGTGTTCGACCATGCCTTCATCGCCGAGCACACCAGCGGTGTCGATGACTACCTGAAGGCGGTAGATGCCACATCCTGGGAGCACATCGTCAAGCAGTCGGGCCTGACCCTGGCCGAGATCGAGCTGGCCGCGCGCATGTACCGCAAGGCCGAGCGGGTCATCATGTGCTGGGCCATGGGCGTCACCCAGCATCGCCATTCGGTGCCGACCGTACAGGAAATCGTCAACCTGCAATTGCTGCGCGGCAACGTCGGCAAGCCCGGCGCCGGCCTGTCGCCGGTGCGCGGCCACAGCAACGTGCAAGGCGACCGCACCATGGGTATCGACGAAAAGCCCAAGCCGGCGCTGCTCGATGCCATCGAAAAACGCTTCCAGTTCCGAGTGCCTCGCGCCCATGGGCACAACGCGGTGCTGGCGATCAAGGCCATGGAGGAGAGGCGCGCCAAGGTGTTCATCGCCCTGGGCGGCAACTTTGCCCAAGCCACCCCAGACACCCCGCGCACCCACGCAGCACTGCAGAACTGCGCGCTGACCGTGCAGATTTCGACCAAGCTGAACCGCTCGCACCTGGTCACCGGCCGCGATGCGTTGATCCTGCCGTGCCTGGGCCGGACTGAAATCGACCTGCAGGCCGAAGGGCCGCAAGGCGTGACCGTGGAGGACACCTTCAGCATGGTGCATATCTCCAACGGCCAGTTGCGCCCACGCTCGCCACACATGCGTTCGGAGCCGTGGATTGTCGCCGGCATGGCCAAGGCCACGCTGGGCAACCAGCCGATCGACTGGGAATATGCGGTGGCTGATTACGACCGCATTCGCGACATGATCGCCGACGTCATTCCCGGTTTCGCCGGTTTCAACGAGCGCCTGAATAGCCCGGGCGGGTTCCACCTGGGCAACAACGCCGCCGATCGCAACTTCCGCACAGCCACGGGCAAGGCCCGGTTCATGCCCCACGCACTGCCGGAGGAACTGATCAACGCCAAGGTGCTGGCCCGTGGTGACAAGCCCGACCTGATCCTGCAGACCCTGCGTTCGCATGACCAGTACAACACCACCCTGTATGGCCTGGATGACCGTTACCGCGGGGTGTTCGGCCTGCGTGAAGTGGTGTTCGTCAACGAGGCCGACATCCGCCGCCTGGGCTTTGAGCCGGGCGAGAACGTGGACTTGGTGTCGTTGTGGGAGGATGGCGTGGAACGGCGGGTTTCAGGGTTCCGACTGGTGGCGTATGACGTGCCCGAGGGGCAGGCGGCGGCGTACTACCCAGAGACCAACCCGCTGGTGCCGCTGGAGAGTTATGGTGTGGGGACGTATACGCCGACGTCGAAGTTTGTGGCGATCAAGGTCGAGAAAGCCAAGGCAGGGAACCGAATCGCGGCGGTGTTGGCCGCGGATTGACGGGTTGACTGTACTGGCCTCTTCGCGGGTGAACCCGCTCCCACAGGGTCCCCACAGCTCTTGAGGTTCAGGTGATCCTGTGGGAGCGGGTTCACCCGCGAAGAATCCAGCAGCGATCAGGAACGGTTCACCGGATAAGCCGTGGTGTATTTCATCTGCTCCATGGCAAAACTGGAAGTGATGTTCGACAGCCCGTCAGTACTGGTAATCAGTTTTTTGTAGAACCGGTCGTACGCCGCGATATCCCCCACCACTACCCGCAACATGTAGTCCCAGTCCCCCGACATGCGGTAGAACTCCATCACTTCCTCGAACCCTGTCACCGTCACGGCAAACTGTTCCAGCCATGCACTGTCGTGGCGCTGGGTCTTTAGCTGGACGAACACGGTAAGCCCCAGCCCCAGCCGTTCAGGGTCCAGCAGGGCGACGCGACCGAGAATGTAGCCGTCCTCCTCCAGGCGCTTGACCCGCTTCCAGCACGGTGTGGTGGACAGGTTGACGGCCTCGGCCAGGTCCTTGAGCGAGATCGACGCATCGCGCTGAAGCAGGGTAAGAATGTGCTGGTCGAAACTGTCCATATCGCGCGCGGGCCGTGTAGAAAAATTTTTCACAGATTACCCCAAGGCCAGAAGAATTGGGTTGTGCGATAGTGGCAACTTTCACTCTGCCAATGGGCCCGACCATGTCCGACAAGCCGCGCAATTTCGCCACCCGTACCATTCACGCCGGCGAGCAGTTCAGCGTCGCCGAAAACGCCATTTTCCCGGCCATCGTCACCGCCAGCTCGTTCACCAAGCGCAGCCTGGACGACAAGCCGGAGTACTCCTACAGCCGCGTCGGCAACCCCACCCGGCATGCCTACGAAACCTGTGTCGCCGCGCTGGAAGAGGGCGTGGGTGCCGTAGCTTGCGCCTCGGGGGTAAATGCCACCGCCACGGTACTGGAGCTGCTGCCCAAAGATGCCCACGTCGTCGTGATGAACGGCGTGTACGGCGGCACCTTCCGGATTCTGGAGGACTACCGCAGCCGCACCTCGGGCCTGACCACCACCTATGTCGACCTTAACGACCTTGAGGCCGTGGCAGCGGCTATCAAGCCGGAAACCCAGCTGATCTGGATCGAATCGCCGACCAACCCGCTGCTACACCTGGTCGACATCAAGGCGGTGTGCGATCTGGCCAAGGCGCGGGGTATTCTCACCTGCATCGACAACACTTTCTGCTCACCGTGGAACCAGCGCCCGATCACCCTGGGCGTAGACCTGGTGATGCACTCGGCCAGCAAGTACATCGGAGGCCACTCCGACCTGACCGGTGGTGTGGTAGTGGCGGCCAATGATGCGCTGCTGGCACGCCTGCGCCGCATCAGCATGGCGATTGGCGCGGTGCAGGGGCCATTTGACTGCTACCTTGCCCTGCGCGGCCTGAAGACCCTGGATGTGCGCATGGAGCGCCAGTGCGCCAATGCCCTGCAGGTGGCTCGCTTCCTTGAAGGGCATGCGCAGATCGAGCAGGTGTATTACCCAGGCCTGGAAAGCCACCCTCAGCACGAACTGTGCAAACGCCAGATGCGCAGCGGCGGGGCGGTGGTGGCGATGAAGGTCAAGGGCGACCGCGCCGCGCTCAACCGCCTGGTGGAGGCGTTGCAGATTTTTGTGCTGGCCGACTCGTTGGGCGGGGTGGAGAGCATGATCAACCACTCGTGGACCATGTCGCACTGCTCGCTGAGCCCGGAGCAGAAAGGGGTGATGGGTATCAGCGAGAACCTGCTGCGGTTGTCGATGGGGATCGAGGATTACCGCGATCTGGTCGAGGATCTGGATGGGGCGCTGAAAGCGCTGGTTTCTGGCGCGTAATGATGAGGCTATAGCAGTCCCTGTAGGAGCGGCCTTGTGTCGCGATGGGCTGCGTAGCAGCCCCAAAATCTATGTCTGTGCCGAGATTTCTGGGGCTGCTACGCAGCCCATCGCGACACAAGGCCGCTCCTACAAGGAGCCGTGCAGGCTTGTGGCGCCAGTCAGGATTTCGTCGGATGGATGATCCCTTCGATCTTGTCCTTGATCAGCAGCCGCTCCTTGCGCAGGCCGGTGACGGTCTCGTCACTTTTACCGTTACCTTCGGCGGCGACCACCTCCTTGTCCTTGGCGTTGTATTCCTTGTGCAGCGAGTGCAGCGTCTGGTCCTTGTCAATGAGCGCCTGGAATGCATCAGCGGTAATGTGCAGGTCAGCGAGCAGATCATGCGGAACTGGCATTTCTTCACCTCTGTCAGGGTTGTCGGTAAGGTCATGACCACTGAGGATAGCCGCGTTTGCGCAGGCTTGTGACCGCCGCGAGCCTGAATGGCAGCTGAATGCTTTTCACGTATTTGATAAAAGTCGCTGCTTCACGAAATTGTTACCGTCTTTTTCACAAAAAATTGATGACGCACTTTCTAGAGTTCGCCCAACTTTCCCACGTGCCCTCCGGCCTTGGGGCTGATAATCACTCTTGATTGCGAACTCCGATGCTCAACTTCAAATCCCTGCGGACTGAATGGGTCACGCTGCTGGCCAGCCTTTACCTGCTGATTGGCTTGAACATGTTCCTCTGGGAGCACTTGCAAGCGGTGGTGCCCGCCGGCCTGTCGGGGCTTTGGCTGAGCCTGGCGTTTGCCGTGCTGATGTTGTTTGCCTTCAACCTCATCCTCACATTGGTTGCCTTCCGATATGTATTGAAGCCAGTACTTATCGTGTTGTTCATGAGTGGCGCGGGTGTGGCTTACTTCATGAACCAGTACGGTGTACTTATTGATGCCGGCATGTTCCGCAATATGGCAGAGACCAATGTTGCCGAAGTGCGCGATCTGATGTCGCTGAAGTTTGCCGCCTACTTGCTGCTGTTGGGTGTATTGCCGTCGGTGCTGCTGTGGAAGGCGCGGATTGCCTATCGCCCCTGGCACCGCGAGCTGTTGGGCAAGCTGGTGGTCAGTGGTGCCTGCGTAGTGGCCCTGGGCTCTGTAGCGCTGGTCAATTATCAAGGCTTGTCGTCGCTGTTTCGCAACCACCACGAACTGCGCCTGATGCTGACCCCGAGCAATATCGTCGGGGCCTCCATTGGTTATGTCAGCGAGCGTGTCGGTACGGCCTCGCGCCCGTTCCAGAGTTACGGCGAAGATGCCAGGCGTGATGCCGCCTGGCAAAAACATGAGCGCAAGTCGCTGACGGTGCTGGTAGTGGGTGAAAGTGCCCGTGCAGACCATTTCGGCGTGCTGGGCTATGACCGCGATACCACCCCGAACCTGGCCAAGGAGCAGGGCCTGCTGGCGTTTTCCGATGTGCATTCTTGCGGTACGGAAACGGCGGTGTCGGTGCCGTGCATGTTCTCGGGCATGAAGCGCAAGGACTACGATGCTCGCGTGGCGAAGAACCGCGAAGGGCTGCTGGACATCCTGCAGCGTGCCGGCCTGGCCGTGCAGTGGCGTGACAACCAGTCGGGCTGCAAAGGTACCTGCGACCGCGTGCAGTTTATTGATGTCAGCAACCTCAAGGACCCCCAGCTGTGCGCCAATGGCGAATGCCATGACCAGATCCTGCTGCAAGGGC
This window harbors:
- a CDS encoding FdhF/YdeP family oxidoreductase — encoded protein: MSQDEHIRDYKGAAAGWGALKSVTKSWLGSENAFKNLRAMLKTNQNGGFDCPGCAWGESPESDMVKFCENGAKAVNWEATGRSVDPAFFARYSVSALKDQTDYWLEYQGRLTHPMRYDAATDHYVETTWQEAFELVATHLRALQSPDEAEFYTSGRASNEAAFLYQLFVRAYGTNNFPDCSNMCHEASGAGMSETLGVGKGTVVFHDLELADAIFVIGQNPGTNHPRMLEPLREAVKRGAQVVCFNPLKERGLERFQHPQHPFEMLSNGSEPTSSAYFRPALGGDMAAMRGIAKFLLQWEREAQAKGEPAVFDHAFIAEHTSGVDDYLKAVDATSWEHIVKQSGLTLAEIELAARMYRKAERVIMCWAMGVTQHRHSVPTVQEIVNLQLLRGNVGKPGAGLSPVRGHSNVQGDRTMGIDEKPKPALLDAIEKRFQFRVPRAHGHNAVLAIKAMEERRAKVFIALGGNFAQATPDTPRTHAALQNCALTVQISTKLNRSHLVTGRDALILPCLGRTEIDLQAEGPQGVTVEDTFSMVHISNGQLRPRSPHMRSEPWIVAGMAKATLGNQPIDWEYAVADYDRIRDMIADVIPGFAGFNERLNSPGGFHLGNNAADRNFRTATGKARFMPHALPEELINAKVLARGDKPDLILQTLRSHDQYNTTLYGLDDRYRGVFGLREVVFVNEADIRRLGFEPGENVDLVSLWEDGVERRVSGFRLVAYDVPEGQAAAYYPETNPLVPLESYGVGTYTPTSKFVAIKVEKAKAGNRIAAVLAAD
- a CDS encoding Lrp/AsnC family transcriptional regulator, translated to MDSFDQHILTLLQRDASISLKDLAEAVNLSTTPCWKRVKRLEEDGYILGRVALLDPERLGLGLTVFVQLKTQRHDSAWLEQFAVTVTGFEEVMEFYRMSGDWDYMLRVVVGDIAAYDRFYKKLITSTDGLSNITSSFAMEQMKYTTAYPVNRS
- a CDS encoding aminotransferase class I/II-fold pyridoxal phosphate-dependent enzyme, which codes for MGPTMSDKPRNFATRTIHAGEQFSVAENAIFPAIVTASSFTKRSLDDKPEYSYSRVGNPTRHAYETCVAALEEGVGAVACASGVNATATVLELLPKDAHVVVMNGVYGGTFRILEDYRSRTSGLTTTYVDLNDLEAVAAAIKPETQLIWIESPTNPLLHLVDIKAVCDLAKARGILTCIDNTFCSPWNQRPITLGVDLVMHSASKYIGGHSDLTGGVVVAANDALLARLRRISMAIGAVQGPFDCYLALRGLKTLDVRMERQCANALQVARFLEGHAQIEQVYYPGLESHPQHELCKRQMRSGGAVVAMKVKGDRAALNRLVEALQIFVLADSLGGVESMINHSWTMSHCSLSPEQKGVMGISENLLRLSMGIEDYRDLVEDLDGALKALVSGA
- a CDS encoding YdcH family protein, translated to MPVPHDLLADLHITADAFQALIDKDQTLHSLHKEYNAKDKEVVAAEGNGKSDETVTGLRKERLLIKDKIEGIIHPTKS
- a CDS encoding phosphoethanolamine--lipid A transferase, which produces MLNFKSLRTEWVTLLASLYLLIGLNMFLWEHLQAVVPAGLSGLWLSLAFAVLMLFAFNLILTLVAFRYVLKPVLIVLFMSGAGVAYFMNQYGVLIDAGMFRNMAETNVAEVRDLMSLKFAAYLLLLGVLPSVLLWKARIAYRPWHRELLGKLVVSGACVVALGSVALVNYQGLSSLFRNHHELRLMLTPSNIVGASIGYVSERVGTASRPFQSYGEDARRDAAWQKHERKSLTVLVVGESARADHFGVLGYDRDTTPNLAKEQGLLAFSDVHSCGTETAVSVPCMFSGMKRKDYDARVAKNREGLLDILQRAGLAVQWRDNQSGCKGTCDRVQFIDVSNLKDPQLCANGECHDQILLQGLDELIDNLDKDTVLVLHQMGSHGPEYFKRYPSGGERFTPVCQSNALNQCNEQEIINGYDNTLVYTDKVLASLIDTLRSKQDKVDTAMIYLSDHGESLGEYNLFLHGTPYAIAPEQQKHVPLLTWFSDSYKEDFGIDSDCLAKLSDAPLSQDNLFHSMLGLLQVHTELYQQSLDMFASCRPWLAAKR